DNA from Spartinivicinus poritis:
GTAAAACGGTGGTTGAACAGCATAGTGGTAAAATATCCGTAGACTCAACCCCAGGAGAAGGAACTATTTTTACTATTCAACTCCCCATTGACAACCAGTAACAAATAGCAATGAATATCGATCACCAATATAAAATCCAGGTAGGGAGCTTATCTAATGCAAACCAGCCATAACTTTTCCCTGTTATTGGGTGAAGATGATGAGAGTGACAAATCAACAATGCAAGTCATTTTGAATAGAATGAATTATCAAGGCTCATTTCATCATGTTCCAGTAGGGCAAGAGGTTATCGATTGGACTTTAAAAAAAAATCAATACCGCAATGCTGCTCATAATATACCTGACTTAATTCTGTTAGATATTGGTTTACCTGGCATAGATGGTAAAACAGTTTTAAAAACCTTACGGCAAGATGAGACAGCTAAAACCATTCCCATCATCATGATGTCAGGTTCCATATCACAACACGACTATTATGAATGTATTGCTTTAGGCTGCAATGCTTATATTCAAAAAACCTCAGATCTCAACGCATTCACTAAAAATTGTCAGCTTTTTATTGAAGGTTGGATTCAGTTATCGCAACAAAAGTTTATTTAACTATTAGATGAGAGCCCTACCTATGCAACCCATCAATATATTACTTGTAGATGACCAACTATCCAGCCTGTTGGTTCTGGAAGATTTATTAGCCAGTTTAAAAGTTAATCTACTCAAAGCAACTTCTGCCAAAGATGCCTTGCTGATTATGTTAAATAATGATATCAGCTGTATTTTGCTTGATGTGAGCATGCCAGAAATGGACGGCTTCGAATTTTTAAAAACGCTTCAAGCAGCGCCTGCCCATGCCAATATTCCCGTTATTATGGTCACAGGGAAAATATTTAGTGAAAATGAAACCCTTCGTGCTTATCAATACGGTGCCGTAGACTTTTTAATAAAGCCATTAGATTCTCAGGTAGTGTACCGTAAAGTCAGTTTTTTTGTCCATCAAGCCCAACGCATCAAGTGCATTGAAAATATTGAACATATATTAAAAGGTATTTCAACAGAGATTCTTAAGCCGCTAAAAAAAGTGATAACAAAAGATCATATTACCGATAACCATTTGCTTTCAGAGCTAGCTCAAGCCGTAGTCAAAATAGAAGAACTACAACAGAACTGGTGTACGTTCCAGCATGATAAACACAATACCGCTTTGTAATTGTAGTATTGTAAATAATTTATCGCCTTTCGCCAAAGTAAGGGATTCAGGAGGCACCTGTGGTCAAAACCAGAATAAGAAAAAAAACGGACTCAAGCACTGCCAACATTGAGGAAGCGAGTACCGAACAGGTTCTACAGGCGCTTCAGGAATGGAAAGATAAAACAGAAGTTATTGACCATGCCAATTTATTAAAAGCCTTAAGAGCCTATCGGAACGGTAATTTTTCAGTACGGATGCCAGAAACGCAAGTGGGTATCGCTGGCGAAATTGCCCGTGCATTTAATGAATGCGTTGAGCTTAACCAGATAATACTGAAAGAGTTTGAGCGGGTCAGTAAAGCTGTTGGCCGTGAAGGTAAATTAAGCCAACGGGTTTCAGTGAGCGCTGCTAAAGGGGGCTGGGCCAATACTGTGATGGCTTATAACGCTACGGTAGAAGGTATGGCTGAACCTGTCGGGGAGTTTGGTCGTGTCGTCGCGGCGATTGCCAAAGGTGATCTAACTGAGCCTATGTCGTTAGAAATTGAGGGGCGACCCCTTCGTGGTGAATTTTTGCGGGTAGCAAAAACCACCAACCAAATGATTGAGTTACTAAATAATTTTTCATCAGAAGTTACCCGGGTAGCCCTAGAAGTGGGTACTGATGGTATTTTGGGAGGACAAGCCAAAATTCGCGGCGTATCAGGGGTTTGGTTGGATTTGACCAACAGCGTTAACGGTATGGCAAATAACCTGACCAACCAGGTACGTAATATCGCTACCGTCGCCACCGCCGTGGCTAATGGCGACTTAAGCCAGCGGATTACCGTACAAGCCAGTGGCGAAGTGCTTGAGTTGAAAGAAACTCTCAATCGAATGGTAGAAAGGC
Protein-coding regions in this window:
- a CDS encoding response regulator — protein: MQTSHNFSLLLGEDDESDKSTMQVILNRMNYQGSFHHVPVGQEVIDWTLKKNQYRNAAHNIPDLILLDIGLPGIDGKTVLKTLRQDETAKTIPIIMMSGSISQHDYYECIALGCNAYIQKTSDLNAFTKNCQLFIEGWIQLSQQKFI
- a CDS encoding response regulator — encoded protein: MQPINILLVDDQLSSLLVLEDLLASLKVNLLKATSAKDALLIMLNNDISCILLDVSMPEMDGFEFLKTLQAAPAHANIPVIMVTGKIFSENETLRAYQYGAVDFLIKPLDSQVVYRKVSFFVHQAQRIKCIENIEHILKGISTEILKPLKKVITKDHITDNHLLSELAQAVVKIEELQQNWCTFQHDKHNTAL